A genomic segment from Microcella flavibacter encodes:
- a CDS encoding MDR family MFS transporter, which translates to MPQTPPAPHSPAVDLSGPEHKRNMGVIRLLLVSAFVVILNETLMGNAIPRLIEDLGITATAAQWLTTAFMLTLAVVIPITGFLMQRFPTRPMFLAAMSLFTLGTVIAAVSPGFELLLVGRVVQASGTAIMMPLLFTTVFALVPPAIRGRVVGNISIVIAVAPALGPTVSGAILQIADWRWLFIVMVPFAIVALALGAARIVNVGVYKPGRLDVLSVVLSALGFGGFVYGLAQLGEGGEGDGGSSIPLIALIGGAAIIGLFVWRQVHLQRTDAALLDLRTFASRQFALSIAIVTIASMALFGAIILLPLYVQEVLGYDALAAGLAILPGALLQGILAPFIGRRYDAVGPRGLVPLGSVLLIVSLAGMSMFTEGMALWLVTAAHIGVSLGLALLFTPLLTNGLSSLRPELNAHGSAIVGTIQQVAGAAGIALFITLSAAFAGPAAEEGAAITAEGIRAAFTVGTGIALITLPLVLFVRRVTAPSAGPAAGADSDAAREQPTAPVAH; encoded by the coding sequence ATGCCTCAGACTCCGCCCGCCCCGCACTCCCCCGCCGTCGACCTCTCCGGGCCGGAGCACAAGCGCAACATGGGCGTCATCCGCCTGCTGCTCGTCTCGGCCTTCGTCGTCATCCTCAACGAGACGCTCATGGGCAACGCGATCCCCCGCCTCATCGAGGATCTGGGCATCACCGCGACGGCCGCGCAGTGGCTGACGACCGCGTTCATGCTGACGCTCGCCGTCGTCATCCCCATCACCGGCTTCCTCATGCAGCGGTTCCCGACGCGCCCGATGTTCCTCGCGGCGATGAGCCTGTTCACGCTCGGCACCGTCATCGCCGCCGTCTCGCCCGGCTTCGAGCTGCTGCTCGTCGGCCGCGTCGTGCAGGCCAGCGGTACGGCGATCATGATGCCGCTGCTGTTCACCACCGTCTTCGCCCTCGTGCCGCCCGCCATCCGCGGCCGCGTCGTCGGCAACATCTCCATCGTCATCGCCGTGGCGCCGGCGCTCGGCCCGACCGTGTCCGGCGCGATCCTGCAGATCGCCGACTGGCGCTGGCTCTTCATCGTCATGGTGCCCTTCGCGATCGTCGCGCTCGCGCTCGGCGCCGCCCGCATCGTCAACGTGGGCGTCTACAAGCCCGGCCGGCTCGACGTGCTCTCGGTCGTCCTCTCCGCGCTCGGCTTCGGCGGCTTCGTCTACGGCCTCGCCCAGCTCGGCGAGGGCGGCGAGGGCGACGGCGGCAGCAGCATCCCGCTCATCGCCCTCATCGGCGGCGCCGCGATCATCGGCCTGTTCGTCTGGCGCCAGGTGCACCTCCAGCGCACCGACGCGGCCCTGCTCGACCTGCGCACCTTCGCCTCGCGGCAGTTCGCCCTGTCGATCGCGATCGTCACGATCGCCTCGATGGCCCTGTTCGGCGCCATCATCCTGCTGCCGCTCTACGTGCAGGAGGTGCTCGGCTACGACGCGCTCGCCGCGGGCCTCGCCATCCTGCCCGGGGCGCTCCTGCAGGGCATCCTCGCGCCGTTCATCGGCCGCCGCTACGACGCGGTCGGTCCGCGCGGCCTCGTGCCGCTCGGCTCGGTGCTGCTCATCGTGTCGCTCGCCGGCATGTCGATGTTCACCGAGGGCATGGCGCTGTGGCTCGTCACGGCCGCGCACATCGGCGTGAGCCTCGGCCTCGCGCTGCTGTTCACCCCGCTGCTCACCAACGGCCTCTCCTCGCTGCGGCCCGAGCTCAACGCGCACGGCAGCGCGATCGTCGGCACGATCCAGCAGGTGGCGGGGGCCGCGGGCATCGCCCTCTTCATCACCCTGTCGGCCGCCTTCGCCGGCCCCGCCGCCGAGGAGGGCGCCGCGATCACCGCGGAGGGCATCCGCGCCGCCTTCACCGTCGGCACCGGCATCGCGCTCATCACCCTGCCGCTCGTGCTCTTCGTGCGCCGCGTCACGGCGCCGAGCGCGGGCCCCGCGGCGGGTGCGGACTCGGACGCGGCGAGGGAGCAGCCGACGGCGCCGGTCGCGCACTAG
- a CDS encoding DEAD/DEAH box helicase produces MTFTDLGIETDLVDALASHGILSPFPIQEQTIPLALTGQDIIGQAKTGTGKTFGFGLPLIQRLGTDPEPGVKALVVVPTRELCVQVTEDLELAAKNRPTKIVSIYGGKAYEGQIEQLKAGAQIVVGTPGRLLDLASQRLLSLANVEVMVLDEADKMLDLGFLSDIERLFSQTKPTRHTMLFSATMPGPIVALARRFMTRPIHIRATDPDEGLTQANIEHIVYRAHALDKDEVIGRILQSEGRGKTVIFTRTKRAAAKIVEELTDRGFSAGAVHGDMTQEARERSMAAFKAGKKDILIATDVAARGIDVNDVTHVINHTVPDDHDAYLHRVGRTGRAGKTGIAVTFVDWADMHKWALINKALEMNIPEPVETYSSSPHLYTDLNIPAGIKGRLKSTPIPKVERDAARPPRERTRRDGAGRSGERSGERSSDRGGERRERGASTGTPSTDGTAPAAEGVSTAPRRRRRRRSGGSGGAGAGGQQSTAPAAD; encoded by the coding sequence GTGACTTTCACCGACCTGGGCATCGAGACCGATCTGGTCGATGCCCTCGCATCCCACGGCATCCTCTCGCCGTTCCCCATCCAAGAGCAGACGATCCCGCTCGCGCTGACCGGCCAGGACATCATCGGCCAGGCGAAGACCGGCACCGGCAAGACCTTCGGCTTCGGCCTGCCGCTCATCCAGCGGCTCGGCACCGACCCCGAGCCCGGCGTCAAGGCGCTCGTCGTCGTGCCGACGCGCGAGCTGTGCGTGCAGGTCACCGAAGACCTGGAGCTCGCCGCCAAGAACCGGCCGACGAAGATCGTCTCGATCTACGGCGGCAAGGCCTACGAGGGCCAGATCGAGCAGCTGAAGGCGGGCGCGCAGATCGTGGTCGGCACGCCCGGCCGGCTGCTCGACCTCGCCAGCCAGCGCCTGCTGAGCCTCGCCAACGTCGAGGTGATGGTGCTCGACGAGGCCGACAAGATGCTCGACCTGGGGTTCCTCAGCGACATCGAGCGGCTGTTCTCGCAGACGAAGCCGACGCGCCACACGATGCTGTTCTCGGCCACCATGCCGGGCCCGATCGTGGCCCTCGCGCGCCGCTTCATGACGCGCCCCATCCACATCCGCGCCACCGATCCCGACGAGGGCCTCACGCAGGCCAACATCGAGCACATCGTCTACCGGGCGCACGCGCTCGACAAGGACGAGGTCATCGGCCGCATCCTGCAGTCGGAGGGCCGCGGCAAGACCGTGATCTTCACGCGCACGAAGCGCGCGGCCGCGAAGATCGTCGAGGAGCTCACCGACCGCGGCTTCAGCGCCGGCGCCGTGCACGGCGACATGACGCAGGAGGCGCGCGAGCGCTCGATGGCGGCGTTCAAGGCCGGCAAGAAGGACATCCTCATCGCCACCGACGTGGCCGCCCGCGGCATCGACGTCAACGACGTCACCCACGTGATCAATCACACGGTGCCCGACGACCACGACGCCTACCTGCACCGCGTCGGCCGCACCGGCCGCGCGGGCAAGACCGGCATCGCGGTGACCTTCGTCGACTGGGCCGACATGCACAAGTGGGCGCTCATCAACAAGGCGCTCGAGATGAACATCCCCGAGCCCGTCGAGACCTACTCCTCCTCGCCGCACCTCTACACCGACCTCAACATCCCGGCCGGCATCAAGGGGCGCCTCAAGTCGACGCCCATCCCCAAGGTCGAGCGGGATGCCGCGCGCCCGCCGCGCGAGCGCACCCGCCGTGACGGTGCGGGCCGCAGCGGCGAGCGGTCGGGCGAGCGCTCGAGCGACCGCGGCGGCGAGCGCCGTGAGCGCGGAGCATCCACCGGCACCCCCTCGACCGACGGCACCGCCCCCGCCGCCGAGGGCGTCTCGACCGCGCCCCGTCGTCGTCGCCGTCGCCGCTCCGGCGGCTCGGGCGGCGCCGGTGCCGGCGGCCAGCAGAGCACGGCTCCCGCGGCCGACTGA
- a CDS encoding ferritin-like fold-containing protein — MAWFRRSPQRVKAPTLTPRDTAVAATRVDLHRLTPPVDQYLGHCAALHLTFFEQLSHAVANAPRIADKDALTVVAGTALRRYEALVAEMERRKLDRSSIMEPHLHGVQEFERRTMGADWHEQVASAHVTIGFLTDFWMRLAAGLPKDARASVEQALRIGELDAPLHRIVQRAIAANPRLSSRLALWCRRLVGDTILQARSALAVTIDGRDEEEQIEPVLTELIAEHTRRMDKLGLTA, encoded by the coding sequence GTGGCATGGTTCCGACGGTCCCCGCAGCGGGTGAAAGCGCCCACGCTGACGCCGCGCGACACCGCCGTGGCCGCCACCCGGGTCGACCTGCACCGCCTCACGCCGCCCGTCGACCAGTACCTCGGGCACTGCGCCGCGCTGCACCTCACCTTCTTCGAGCAGCTCAGCCACGCGGTCGCCAACGCGCCCCGCATCGCCGATAAGGACGCCCTCACGGTCGTCGCCGGCACGGCCCTGCGCCGCTACGAGGCTCTCGTCGCCGAGATGGAGCGCCGCAAGCTCGACCGCTCGTCGATCATGGAGCCGCACCTGCACGGCGTGCAGGAGTTCGAGCGCCGCACGATGGGCGCCGACTGGCACGAGCAGGTCGCGAGCGCCCACGTCACGATCGGGTTCCTCACCGACTTCTGGATGCGCCTCGCCGCCGGCCTGCCGAAGGACGCGCGGGCGAGCGTCGAGCAGGCGCTGCGCATCGGCGAGCTGGATGCCCCCCTGCACCGCATCGTGCAGCGCGCCATCGCGGCGAACCCCCGGCTGTCCTCCCGGCTCGCGCTCTGGTGCCGCCGCCTGGTCGGCGACACCATTCTGCAGGCCCGCTCGGCGCTCGCCGTCACGATCGACGGCCGCGACGAGGAGGAGCAGATCGAGCCCGTGCTCACCGAGCTCATCGCCGAGCACACGCGCCGCATGGACAAGCTGGGGCTGACCGCCTGA
- a CDS encoding DUF3107 domain-containing protein, which yields MDIRIGILNSPRELSFESSQPAAEIEKAVAAALADGSVLSLSDDKGKSYIVPAAAIGYVEIGSESARRVGFVG from the coding sequence GTGGACATTCGCATCGGCATTCTCAACAGCCCCCGTGAGCTCTCCTTCGAGTCCTCGCAGCCCGCCGCCGAGATCGAGAAGGCGGTGGCCGCAGCCCTCGCCGACGGCTCCGTGCTCTCGCTCAGCGACGACAAGGGCAAGTCGTACATCGTGCCCGCCGCGGCCATCGGCTACGTCGAGATCGGCTCCGAGTCGGCGCGCCGCGTCGGCTTCGTCGGCTGA
- a CDS encoding UrvD/REP family ATP-dependent DNA helicase, whose protein sequence is MPPAEPAAALPAVPSAALPAVLAAPALDATQQAVVGARRGPGAVVLGAPGTGKTRTVLELVAAAILDDGRPPESVLVLTPSRRSATVLRDRVALRLAQGGEAAAPVLPGPLARSIASYAHAIVTADARLTGQADPRLLSGADQDADLAELLAGHALDGTGPAWPDHLGPEVRALGAFRTELRDAIARVSEHGWSTDRLRSEGRAHGQPAWAALADLVDEYRIVLGGARADQIDPAELVRAAIGLVRDPAPGAPAVPRLVILDDAHDATPSGFELLAALAARGATVIALGDPDVATNTFRGAEPDAVARLGTLLETRIPTLVLGTAHRQGPALRALTAGLSARIGTAAAGGQRRAVPGRGADPLDDPHGEADALVRSEGALLAVAAPSPARERSLVADLLRERHLLDRVPWSAMAVVVRTGAQVPLLARALAAAEVPVRTTAAGRPLREHPAARALIRFVDVGTGRSPLDAEAAAELLLSPLGGLDRIGLRRLRRALRGEELAGEGDRGADELLVEALAAPDRLETIDHRTARRAARVARTLARIRAAYEAGSTVDELLWTAWDDARLAAEWARASAGSGVVAAEADRALDAVVAVFTAATTIVDTVPEATVETFLARVLDSDVADDLLQPVRTEESVLITTPASAAGLEVDVVVVAGLTEGVWPNLRVRGTLLGAPLLSRVARGLPVADLDERRLVLDDELRMFVLAASRARRQLIVTATAGEDEQPSALWEHVSQAAGEPAAGSTRRGRPRSLRRLVGQLRRILTDPASSETARAEAAVALRRLADEGVAGASPDEWWGLLEPSTTAPLFTDDEHVTLSPSKLEAIETSPLDWFLDRIAPEETSAVMGIGTIVHGAMETLDDPDVDAVWAAIEARWAELVFESPWLAAQQRRLARRYAEGVAEYLRDAAIEGRERVAAEERFAVLVDRARLSGSVDRIERSVDGGVRIIDLKTGRPVTDAGAKANAQLGAYQLAYADGAFDELLDPLGPHHAEGARLLFVREGVRGKNYREATQPVLDEEGLEAFRLRLRQAVAAVAVAELSGPRAIGRFDFAALRHRLHRVPPITGER, encoded by the coding sequence ATGCCCCCCGCCGAGCCCGCCGCCGCGCTCCCCGCGGTGCCCTCAGCCGCGCTCCCCGCGGTGCTCGCCGCGCCCGCGCTCGACGCGACTCAGCAGGCGGTGGTGGGTGCCCGGCGCGGGCCCGGCGCGGTCGTGCTCGGCGCTCCCGGCACGGGCAAGACCCGCACGGTGCTTGAGCTCGTCGCCGCCGCGATCCTCGACGACGGGCGGCCGCCCGAGAGCGTGCTCGTGCTCACGCCCTCGCGCCGCAGCGCGACGGTGCTGCGCGATCGGGTCGCGCTGCGGCTCGCGCAGGGCGGCGAGGCCGCGGCGCCCGTGCTGCCCGGGCCGCTCGCGCGGTCGATCGCCTCCTACGCCCACGCGATCGTCACGGCGGATGCCCGGCTCACCGGCCAGGCCGACCCGCGCCTGCTCTCCGGCGCCGATCAGGACGCCGACCTCGCCGAACTGCTGGCGGGCCACGCGCTCGACGGCACGGGCCCGGCGTGGCCCGATCACCTCGGGCCGGAGGTGCGGGCGCTCGGCGCGTTCCGCACCGAGCTGCGCGACGCGATCGCCCGGGTGTCGGAGCACGGCTGGAGCACGGATCGGCTGCGGTCGGAGGGCCGCGCGCACGGCCAGCCCGCGTGGGCGGCCCTCGCCGACCTCGTCGACGAGTACCGCATCGTGCTCGGCGGCGCCCGGGCCGACCAGATCGACCCGGCCGAGCTCGTGCGCGCCGCGATCGGCCTCGTGCGCGATCCGGCGCCGGGGGCGCCCGCCGTGCCGCGGCTGGTGATCCTCGACGACGCTCACGATGCGACGCCGAGCGGGTTCGAGCTGCTCGCGGCGCTCGCCGCGCGCGGGGCGACGGTCATCGCGCTCGGCGACCCCGACGTCGCCACGAACACCTTCCGCGGCGCCGAACCCGATGCCGTGGCCCGGCTCGGCACGCTGCTCGAGACGCGCATCCCGACCCTCGTGCTCGGCACCGCCCACCGGCAGGGGCCCGCGCTGCGGGCGCTCACCGCGGGGCTCAGCGCGCGCATCGGCACGGCGGCCGCGGGCGGCCAGCGGCGGGCCGTGCCCGGCCGCGGCGCCGACCCGCTCGACGATCCGCACGGCGAGGCCGATGCACTCGTGCGCTCCGAGGGGGCGCTGCTCGCGGTCGCTGCCCCGAGCCCGGCGCGCGAGCGCTCCCTCGTCGCCGACCTGCTGCGCGAGCGCCACCTGCTCGATCGCGTGCCGTGGTCGGCGATGGCGGTCGTCGTGCGCACGGGCGCGCAGGTGCCGCTGCTCGCGCGCGCGCTCGCCGCGGCCGAGGTGCCGGTGCGCACGACCGCGGCCGGCCGACCGCTGCGCGAGCACCCCGCCGCCCGCGCGCTCATCCGCTTCGTCGACGTCGGCACCGGGCGCTCCCCGCTCGACGCGGAGGCCGCGGCCGAGCTGCTGCTCTCGCCGCTCGGCGGCCTCGACCGCATCGGCCTGCGCCGGCTGCGCCGCGCGCTGCGCGGCGAGGAGCTCGCCGGCGAGGGCGACCGGGGCGCCGACGAGCTGCTCGTCGAGGCGCTCGCCGCCCCCGACCGGCTCGAGACGATCGACCACCGCACCGCCCGGCGGGCCGCGCGCGTGGCCCGCACGCTCGCCCGCATCCGCGCCGCGTACGAGGCCGGGTCGACCGTCGACGAGCTGCTCTGGACGGCGTGGGACGACGCCCGGCTCGCCGCCGAGTGGGCGCGGGCCTCCGCCGGCAGCGGCGTCGTCGCCGCCGAGGCCGACCGCGCGCTCGACGCCGTCGTCGCCGTGTTCACCGCGGCGACGACCATCGTCGACACCGTGCCCGAGGCGACCGTCGAGACCTTCCTCGCCCGCGTGCTCGACAGCGACGTCGCCGATGACCTGCTGCAGCCCGTCCGCACCGAGGAGTCGGTGCTCATCACCACGCCCGCGTCCGCCGCGGGGCTCGAAGTCGACGTGGTCGTCGTCGCCGGGCTCACCGAGGGCGTCTGGCCCAATCTGCGCGTGCGCGGCACCCTCCTCGGCGCCCCGCTGCTCAGCCGGGTCGCGCGGGGGCTGCCCGTCGCCGACCTCGACGAGCGCCGGCTCGTGCTCGACGACGAGCTGCGCATGTTCGTGCTCGCCGCCTCCCGCGCGCGCCGCCAGCTCATCGTCACCGCGACGGCGGGCGAGGACGAGCAGCCGAGCGCGCTGTGGGAGCACGTCAGCCAGGCCGCGGGAGAGCCGGCCGCCGGCTCGACCCGGCGCGGCCGACCCCGCTCGCTGCGGCGGCTCGTCGGCCAGCTGCGGCGCATCCTCACCGACCCCGCCTCGAGCGAGACGGCGCGCGCCGAGGCCGCCGTCGCCCTGCGCCGGCTCGCCGACGAGGGGGTCGCCGGGGCGAGCCCCGACGAGTGGTGGGGGCTGCTCGAGCCCTCGACCACGGCGCCGCTCTTCACCGACGACGAGCACGTGACCCTCTCGCCGTCGAAGCTCGAGGCGATCGAGACCTCGCCGCTGGACTGGTTCCTCGACCGGATCGCCCCCGAGGAGACGAGCGCCGTCATGGGCATCGGCACGATCGTGCACGGCGCGATGGAGACCCTCGACGATCCCGACGTCGACGCGGTCTGGGCCGCGATCGAGGCGCGCTGGGCCGAGCTCGTCTTCGAGTCGCCCTGGCTCGCCGCGCAGCAGCGCCGGCTCGCGCGCCGCTACGCCGAGGGCGTCGCCGAGTACCTGCGTGACGCCGCGATCGAGGGGCGCGAGCGCGTCGCCGCGGAGGAGCGCTTCGCCGTGCTCGTCGACCGTGCCCGGCTGAGCGGCAGCGTCGACCGCATCGAGCGCTCCGTCGACGGCGGGGTGCGCATCATCGACTTGAAGACCGGCCGCCCCGTCACCGACGCCGGGGCGAAGGCCAACGCGCAGCTCGGCGCGTACCAGCTCGCCTACGCCGACGGCGCCTTCGACGAGCTGCTCGACCCCCTCGGCCCGCACCACGCCGAGGGCGCTCGACTGCTGTTCGTGCGCGAGGGCGTGCGCGGCAAGAACTACCGCGAGGCGACGCAGCCGGTGCTCGACGAGGAGGGGCTCGAGGCGTTCCGACTGCGGCTGCGGCAGGCCGTGGCGGCCGTCGCGGTGGCGGAGCTCTCCGGCCCCCGCGCCATCGGGCGATTCGACTTCGCGGCACTGCGGCATCGGCTGCACCGCGTGCCGCCGATCACGGGGGAGCGATGA
- a CDS encoding ATP-dependent helicase codes for MSARAGIPPRPGRMPRISADAIADAVGQHRPTPEQRAVIEAPLEPALVVAGAGSGKTETMAARVLWLVANEFVRPDEVLGLTFTRKAAGELAHRIRSRLDALGRSPLMARGDGAPPLVDAFTQPAVSTYNAFASTLYRDHAVLIGRDPEGVVLGEASAWQLAREIVTSSTDDRLGALDKPVDRITRAVLGLAHGLAEHVADLDDLRALAREVAGLAELPPGGRGAYADVEKLAAEIGASLPVADLVERFQRLKQRDGLVEFADQVGLALEIVQRHDGVGHGLRERYRVVLLDEYQDTNVAQTRLLSALFGGTPVMAVGDPHQSIYGWRGASASNLDDFARRFAVGAAEPSGAGDAPPPASAGAGSAGAASAGTPSAGTAPSVARYSLSTSWRNGTRILDVANALVEPLSARAGVVGGAAVARLAAGPTASEHPVDLAWLEHVEDEADAVARWFAARLAEGAIGAAPGAVDAEGRPLRPSAALLMRNRSTQPVFLAALRRHEVPVHVLGIGGLLEEPEIADLVSALSVVADPSSGTELVRLLAGPRWRIGLADLEGLRGIASWLRERDLSQRRFSDEVVARMRDSVAPSEGLSIVDALDFVATAREGHSQLERFSAAGRARLREAGALFARLRTRTALALPDLVAAVEHELQLDIEVVANPARVLREAPREAFLDALDGYLGLAEQATLAGFLGWLREAEWRDNLSPRSEEPEPGTVQVLTVHGSKGLEWDHVVVPRVVADELPSKPLGGTTGWLSLGVLPYPLRGDADELPHFDWRGAETRKELLERRDDFTAAVGVHLEKEERRLAYVAVTRARHRLLLTGSFWSRQTKARGPSPFLLPLLERGILSPAPPEAPENETNPLVVDEGDEAWWPGDPFGSDPKTSRRVRVLRGADRVRAADASRGSVWDDDITLLLAERAARESRAGRVRIPARVPASAVKDFVTEPEATAERLRRPLPQRPYRATRLGTIFHRWVEQTYGLATAAEAIDGLTLDLDALEEGGGEAVERERLEQLQQTFAASPWAHRTPLDVERELHLVMEGRILVCKIDAVYAVDGAADRVEIVDWKTGRAPRDADDRRAKELQLALYRLAYARWRGLPLESVDAVFYFVADDEVLRPTALPDEAELRRLWRASIGPAGAG; via the coding sequence ATGAGCGCGCGGGCGGGCATCCCGCCGCGCCCGGGGCGGATGCCCCGCATCAGCGCCGACGCGATCGCCGACGCCGTCGGGCAGCACCGCCCGACGCCCGAGCAGCGCGCGGTCATCGAGGCTCCCCTCGAACCCGCCCTCGTCGTCGCCGGCGCCGGCTCGGGCAAGACCGAGACGATGGCCGCGCGCGTGCTGTGGCTCGTCGCCAACGAGTTCGTGCGGCCCGACGAGGTGCTCGGCCTCACCTTCACCCGAAAGGCCGCGGGCGAGCTCGCGCACCGCATCCGCTCGCGGCTCGACGCGCTCGGTCGCAGCCCGCTGATGGCACGGGGCGACGGCGCGCCGCCGCTCGTCGACGCCTTCACCCAGCCCGCGGTGAGCACCTACAACGCCTTCGCCTCCACCCTCTACCGCGACCACGCCGTGCTCATCGGGCGCGACCCGGAGGGCGTCGTGCTCGGCGAGGCGAGCGCGTGGCAGCTCGCGCGCGAGATCGTGACGAGCAGCACCGACGACCGGCTCGGCGCGCTCGACAAGCCCGTCGACCGCATCACCCGCGCCGTGCTCGGCCTGGCGCACGGACTCGCCGAGCACGTCGCCGACCTCGACGACCTGCGCGCTCTCGCCCGCGAGGTGGCGGGGCTCGCCGAGCTGCCGCCCGGCGGCCGCGGGGCCTACGCCGACGTCGAGAAGCTCGCGGCCGAGATCGGCGCGAGCCTGCCCGTGGCCGACCTCGTCGAGCGGTTCCAGCGGCTCAAGCAGCGCGACGGACTCGTCGAGTTCGCCGACCAGGTGGGGCTCGCGCTCGAGATCGTGCAGCGCCACGACGGCGTCGGGCACGGGCTGCGCGAGCGGTACCGCGTCGTGCTGCTCGACGAGTACCAGGACACGAACGTCGCCCAGACGCGCCTGCTCTCCGCGCTCTTCGGCGGCACGCCCGTCATGGCCGTCGGCGACCCGCACCAGTCCATCTACGGCTGGCGCGGTGCGAGCGCCTCCAACCTCGACGACTTCGCGCGGCGCTTCGCCGTCGGCGCCGCCGAACCGTCCGGGGCGGGGGATGCTCCGCCGCCGGCGTCCGCCGGTGCAGGGTCCGCCGGCGCCGCGTCCGCCGGCACACCGTCCGCCGGCACGGCGCCCAGCGTCGCCCGGTACTCCCTGAGCACCTCGTGGCGCAACGGCACGCGCATCCTCGACGTCGCGAACGCGCTCGTCGAGCCGCTCAGCGCGCGGGCCGGGGTGGTCGGCGGGGCCGCGGTCGCGCGGCTCGCGGCCGGGCCGACCGCGAGCGAGCATCCCGTGGACCTCGCCTGGCTCGAGCACGTCGAGGACGAGGCCGACGCGGTCGCCCGCTGGTTCGCGGCCCGGCTCGCCGAGGGCGCGATCGGCGCCGCCCCCGGCGCGGTCGACGCCGAGGGCCGCCCGCTACGGCCGAGCGCCGCCCTGCTCATGCGCAACCGCTCGACGCAGCCGGTGTTCCTCGCGGCGCTGCGGCGTCACGAGGTGCCGGTGCACGTGCTCGGCATCGGCGGGCTGCTGGAGGAGCCCGAGATCGCCGACCTCGTCAGCGCGCTCTCCGTCGTCGCCGACCCCTCCTCGGGCACCGAGCTCGTGCGGCTGCTCGCCGGGCCGCGCTGGCGCATCGGGCTCGCCGACCTCGAGGGGCTGCGCGGCATCGCCTCCTGGCTGCGCGAGCGCGACCTCTCGCAGCGGCGGTTCTCCGACGAGGTCGTCGCGCGCATGCGCGACTCGGTCGCCCCCTCCGAGGGTCTGTCGATCGTCGACGCGCTCGACTTCGTCGCCACCGCGCGCGAGGGGCACAGCCAGCTCGAGCGCTTCAGCGCGGCCGGCCGCGCGCGGCTGCGCGAGGCCGGGGCGCTCTTCGCCCGGCTGCGCACCCGCACGGCCCTCGCCCTGCCCGACCTCGTCGCGGCCGTCGAGCACGAGCTGCAGCTCGACATCGAGGTCGTCGCCAACCCAGCCCGCGTGCTGCGCGAGGCCCCGCGCGAGGCGTTCCTCGACGCGCTCGACGGCTACCTCGGGCTCGCCGAGCAGGCGACGCTCGCGGGGTTCCTCGGCTGGCTGCGCGAGGCCGAGTGGCGCGACAACCTCTCGCCCCGCAGCGAGGAGCCCGAGCCCGGCACCGTGCAGGTGCTCACCGTGCACGGCTCGAAGGGGCTCGAGTGGGATCACGTCGTCGTTCCGCGCGTCGTCGCCGACGAGCTGCCGTCGAAGCCGCTCGGCGGCACCACCGGCTGGCTCAGCCTCGGGGTGCTGCCGTATCCGCTGCGCGGCGATGCCGACGAGCTGCCGCACTTCGACTGGCGCGGCGCGGAGACGCGCAAGGAGCTGCTCGAGCGGCGCGACGACTTCACGGCCGCGGTCGGGGTGCACCTCGAGAAGGAGGAGCGCCGGCTCGCCTACGTCGCCGTCACGCGCGCCCGCCATCGCCTGCTGCTGACCGGCTCGTTCTGGTCGCGGCAGACCAAGGCGCGGGGGCCGAGCCCGTTCCTGCTGCCGCTGCTCGAGCGAGGCATCCTGTCGCCGGCGCCCCCGGAGGCGCCCGAGAACGAGACGAACCCGCTCGTCGTCGACGAGGGCGATGAGGCGTGGTGGCCGGGCGACCCCTTCGGCTCCGACCCGAAGACGAGCCGTCGCGTGCGCGTGCTGCGCGGCGCCGACCGCGTGCGCGCTGCCGACGCGAGCCGGGGCAGCGTCTGGGACGACGACATCACCCTGCTGCTCGCCGAGCGCGCCGCGCGCGAGAGTCGGGCGGGGCGCGTGCGCATCCCGGCCCGGGTGCCCGCCTCGGCCGTGAAGGACTTCGTCACCGAGCCGGAGGCGACGGCCGAGCGGCTGCGCCGCCCGCTGCCGCAGCGGCCGTACCGGGCGACCCGGCTCGGCACGATCTTCCACCGCTGGGTCGAGCAGACCTACGGGCTCGCGACCGCCGCCGAGGCGATCGACGGGCTCACCCTCGACCTCGACGCGCTCGAGGAGGGCGGCGGCGAGGCCGTCGAGCGCGAGCGGCTCGAGCAGCTGCAGCAGACCTTCGCGGCCTCGCCGTGGGCCCACCGCACGCCGCTCGACGTGGAGCGCGAGCTGCACCTCGTCATGGAGGGGCGCATCCTCGTCTGCAAGATCGACGCCGTCTACGCGGTGGACGGCGCTGCCGACCGCGTCGAGATCGTGGACTGGAAGACCGGGCGCGCCCCCCGCGACGCCGACGACCGCCGGGCGAAGGAGCTGCAGCTCGCCCTCTACCGGCTCGCCTACGCGCGCTGGCGCGGCCTGCCCCTCGAGAGTGTCGACGCGGTCTTCTACTTCGTCGCCGACGACGAGGTGCTGCGCCCGACCGCGCTGCCCGACGAGGCCGAGCTGCGGCGGCTGTGGCGCGCGTCGATCGGCCCGGCCGGAGCGGGCTAG